The Apium graveolens cultivar Ventura chromosome 11, ASM990537v1, whole genome shotgun sequence genome has a window encoding:
- the LOC141695123 gene encoding protein TRANSPORT INHIBITOR RESPONSE 1-like, whose product MAYSFPEEVLEYVLSFIKSDKDRNAVSLVCKSWYEIERWCRKRVFIGNCYAVSPMIMIRRFPEIRSVEIKGKPHFADFNLVPEGWGGYFYPWVIAMSKAYPMLEAIRLKRMVVSDECLEMIAKSFKNFRVLVLSSCEGFSTDGLASIAANCRNLRELDLRESEVEDLSGHWLSHFPDTCTSLVSLNIACLGSEVCFSSLERLVSRCPNLRKLQLNRTVPLEKLPNLLCRAPQLVELGTGAYSAELRPESLSNLVNAFTGCKKLKALSGFWDVVPLYLPAIYPVCCGLTSLNLSYANIQSPDIIKLVSQCQNLQRLWVLDYIEDSGLDVLASCCKNLEELRVFPSDPYELEPNVPLTEQGLVSVSEGCPKLHSVLFFCRRMSNAALVTIARNSPNLIRFRLCILEARAPDYLTNEPLDAGFGAIVENCRKLRRLSLSGFLTDRVFEYIGKHAKKLEMLSIAFAGDGDMGLHHVLSGCDSLRKLEIRDSPFGDQALLANAAKLETMRSLWMSSCSVSYGACKLLGQKLRRLNIEVIDERGTPESRPESCPIEKIYIYRTLSGPRFDTPNFIWTMDEEGNSPLGIA is encoded by the exons ATGGCATATTCATTTCCAGAAGAAGTGTTAGAATACGTGTTGTCGTTTATAAAGTCCGATAAGGATCGAAATGCTGTTTCATTAGTGTGTAAATCTTGGTACGAGATTGAGAGGTGGTGTAGGAAGAGGGTTTTTATAGGGAATTGTTATGCGGTGAGTCCAATGATTATGATTAGGAGGTTTCCGGAGATTAGGTCAGTGGAGATTAAGGGGAAGCCACATTTTGCGGATTTTAATTTGGTTCCGGAAGGGTGGGGAGGGTATTTTTATCCGTGGGTCATTGCGATGTCTAAGGCTTATCCAATGTTGGAGGCGATTAGGTTGAAGAGGATGGTTGTGAGTGATGAGTGTTTGGAGATGATTGCCAAGAGTTTTAAGAATTTTAGGGTCTTGGTTTTGTCGTCTTGTGAGGGGTTTTCGACAGATGGGCTTGCTTCTATTGCTGCTAATTGCAG GAATTTGAGAGAATTGGACTTGCGTGAGAGTGAAGTGGAAGATTTGAGTGGACATTGGTTAAGCCACTTTCCTGATACTTGCACATCGTTGGTATCACTAAACATAGCTTGCCTAGGTTCTGAGGTGTGTTTCTCATCCCTAGAGCGCCTTGTTTCTCGGTGTCCCAACCTGAGAAAGCTTCAGCTCAACCGTACGGTTCCTCTTGAGAAGCTACCTAACCTGCTCTGCAGAGCTCCTCAACTAGTTGAGTTAGGTACAGGTGCGTATTCGGCAGAACTCAGACCAGAGTCACTATCAAACTTAGTAAATGCCTTCACAGGTTGCAAGAAACTAAAAGCTTTGTCTGGGTTTTGGGATGTGGTACCGTTATATCTTCCAGCTATTTATCCAGTCTGTTGTGGACTCACATCTTTGAACCTGAGCTATGCTAATATCCAAAGTCCGGATATTATCAAGCTTGTTAGCCAGTGTCAGAATTTGCAGCGCTTATGG GTGTTGGATTACATTGAAGACAGTGGCCTAGATGTCCTTGCTTCTTGTTGTAAAAATCTGGAGGAATTAAGGGTATTTCCCTCTGATCCATATGAGTTGGAACCAAATGTGCCCTTAACAGAACAGGGGCTTGTCTCTGTTTCTGAAGGCTGCCCCAAGCTCCACTCTGTTCTATTCTTCTGCCGCCGGATGTCAAACGCTGCACTGGTTACCATTGCTAGGAATAGTCCGAACCTAATTCGTTTCCGTTTATGTATTCTTGAAGCCCGTGCTCCAGATTACCTAACTAATGAACCGCTTGATGCTGGTTTTGGCGCCATAGTGGAGAACTGCAGAAAACTGCGAAGGCTTTCGTTGTCAGGATTTCTCACTGATCGTGTGTTTGAGTACATTGGCAAACATGCAAAGAAATTAGAGATGCTCTCTATAGCATTTGCTGGAGATGGTGATATGGGCCTCCATCATGTATTGTCTGGGTGTGATAGCCTTCGTAAGCTTGAGATTAGGGACTCCCCTTTTGGAGATCAGGCTCTATTGGCGAATGCTGCAAAGCTGGAGACAATGCGATCCCTTTGGATGTCTTCTTGCTCGGTGAGTTATGGAGCATGCAAGCTGCTAGGACAGAAGTTGCGTAGGCTCAATATTGAAGTAATAGATGAGAGAGGAACCCCCGAGTCGAGGCCTGAAAGCTGTCCTATTGAGAAAATTTATATTTACCGGACACTCTCAGGGCCAAGATTTGACACGCCCAACTTTATTTGGACTATGGACGAAGAAGGCAATTCACCATTGGGGATTGCATGA